One Scylla paramamosain isolate STU-SP2022 chromosome 5, ASM3559412v1, whole genome shotgun sequence genomic region harbors:
- the LOC135100820 gene encoding cyclin-dependent kinase 9-like — translation MSKVAYHDDLEFPFCDDVIKYEKLAKIGQGTFGEVFKARDRRTGKVVALKKILMENEKEGFPITALREIRILKLLRHENVVNLLEIARTKGPPPPGLQKPVKATPHMSSLSTFFLVFEFCEHDLAGLLSNVNVKFNLGEIKKVMQQLLNGLYYIHSNKILHRDLKASNVLITKNGVLKLADFGLARAFSTSRQGPNRYTNRVVTLWYRPPELLLGERNYGPPVDMWGAGCIMAEMWTRTPILQGSTEQHQLALITKLCGSITPEVWPLVENYELYNKMELVKGQQRRVCERLKHYVRDGLALDLLDKLLTLDPSKRVDSSTALDHDFFWNDPMPGDLSKMLSQHTQSMFEYLAPARRPGASNRPVIQPRQPDNVSSYQERVY, via the exons GGAAGTATTCAAGGCTCGGGACAGGAGGACGGGCAAGGTTGTAGCACTTAAGAAGATTCTtatggaaaatgagaaagaaggg tttcctATTACGGCCCTACGAGAAATAAgaattttgaaattgttacggCATGAAAATGTTGTAAATCTTCTGGAAATAGCTCGTACAAAAG GACCTCCACCTCCAGGCCTTCAGAAACCTGTCAAAG CAACACCACACATGTCTAGTCTCTCCACATTCTTCTTGGTGTTTGAATTCTGTGAGCACGACTTGGCTGGTCTACTCTCTAATGTCAATGTGAAATTCAACCTGGGTGAAATTAAAAAG GTTATGCAGCAGCTGCTTAATGGTTTGTACTATATTCACTCCAACAAGATACTCCACAGAGATCTAAAGGCTTCTAATGTCCTGATCACGAAAAATGGAGTTTTAAAATTGGCAGATTTTGGTCTGGCTCGAGCATTCAGCACCAGCAGACAGGGACCAAACAG atATACAAATCGTGTTGTCACCTTATGGTATAGGCCTCCAGAACTCCTTCTTGGAGAAAGAAACTATGGTCCACCAGTGGATATGTGGGGTGCTGGCTGCATCATGGCAGAAATGTGGACTCGCACTCCAATACTACAG gGAAGTACAGAGCAACACCAGCTAGCACTCATAACCAAACTCTGTGGATCTATCACTCCTGAAGTTTGGCCTCTAGTAGAAAATTATGAGTTATATAACAAGATGGAACTGGTCAAAGGACAGCAGCGACGAGTGTGTGAAAGACTAAAGCATTATGTTAGGGATGgtctg gcTTTGGACCTTTTAGACAAACTTCTCACTTTAGATCCAAGTAAAAGAGTGGATTCATCCACTGCCTTGGACCATGACTTCTTCTGGAATGACCCCATGCCAGGAGATTTGTCAAAAATGCTGTCACAGCACACACAG aGTATGTTTGAATATTTAGCACCTGCAAGAAGACCAGGAGCCTCAAACCGACCTGTCATTCAGCCTAGGCAACCTGACAATGTTTCCTCCTATCAagaacgtgtatattga